A stretch of Gymnodinialimonas phycosphaerae DNA encodes these proteins:
- a CDS encoding alanyl-tRNA editing protein: protein MTTETLFLNDPYRTSATARVIGQSEEGGVILDRSIFYARGGGQPGDSGTLIWDGGRIPIATAMKGEGGTIVLVPAEPASLPPVGAEVEQRLDWDRRMGHMRIHTALHLLSVVIPLPVTGGSIAADKGRLDFHMPEAPEDKKILEGKLNALVTRDLPVSVDWMTEAALDANPGLVKTLSVQPPRGADRIRLVRIGEDTDQVDLQPCGGTHVARTGEVGKLVITKVENKGKQNRRVTIAFAS from the coding sequence ATGACGACCGAGACCCTGTTCCTGAATGACCCCTACCGTACCTCTGCCACGGCCCGCGTGATCGGTCAGTCCGAGGAGGGCGGGGTAATCCTCGACCGCTCGATCTTCTATGCGCGCGGTGGCGGGCAGCCCGGTGACAGCGGCACGTTGATCTGGGACGGTGGCCGTATCCCCATCGCCACGGCGATGAAGGGGGAAGGGGGCACCATCGTTCTGGTCCCCGCTGAGCCCGCGTCCCTGCCGCCGGTGGGCGCCGAGGTCGAGCAGCGCCTCGATTGGGACCGCCGCATGGGTCACATGCGCATCCACACGGCGCTGCACTTGCTGTCCGTGGTGATCCCTCTGCCGGTGACGGGCGGCTCGATTGCCGCTGACAAGGGGCGGCTCGATTTCCACATGCCGGAGGCGCCTGAGGACAAGAAGATCCTGGAGGGTAAATTGAACGCGCTGGTGACGCGGGATCTGCCCGTCAGCGTCGATTGGATGACCGAAGCGGCGTTGGACGCCAACCCCGGCCTCGTCAAGACGCTTTCTGTCCAGCCACCGCGCGGGGCCGACAGGATCCGCCTTGTGCGGATCGGAGAGGACACCGACCAGGTGGACCTGCAACCCTGCGGTGGCACCCATGTCGCACGTACCGGAGAGGTCGGAAAACTGGTCATCACCAAGGTCGAGAACAAGGGCAAGCAGAACCGCCGCGTCACCATCGCGTTCGCATCCTGA
- a CDS encoding DUF6538 domain-containing protein, with translation MSITKRGRLYHLRRRVPRRYCGVEPRGTVWISLHTDSETVAQSKADRS, from the coding sequence ATGAGCATCACAAAAAGAGGTCGTCTCTACCATCTCCGCCGCCGCGTTCCGCGACGGTATTGCGGGGTTGAGCCGCGCGGAACGGTTTGGATCAGCTTGCACACAGACTCGGAGACTGTCGCCCAAAGCAAGGCGGATCGGTCCTAG
- a CDS encoding integrase, translated as MIEAWEARLAGNSADAEVCYEAARDLARVRGFQYLDVGAVAKLPVEDVVERVEAIPALVDQPDPIDGATLLGTTPQPCMTVTKTLDLYWTLAHEKTFGKSEDQLCRWEAPRKKAIKNFVAIIGDKDIANITRDDMLDFRQHWLDRIEAGEVTANSANKDLIHLGDVLKTENTMKRLGLDLPLGELSFKQGEARTRPPFSEDWIRIRLLVPGALNGLNDQARGIFLGMINTCYRPSEGAALSTDTIRLDCEVPHISIEADGRQLKSHFARRVIPLTGVSLEAFKNFPDGFPRYRNSASLSVVVNKFLRTNGLLETPRHSFYSLRHSFEDRMLASGIDDRIRRDLFGHRLDRERYGKGASLEHVADLVGRIAF; from the coding sequence ATGATTGAGGCGTGGGAAGCGCGTTTGGCCGGGAACAGTGCAGATGCTGAAGTGTGTTATGAGGCAGCACGTGACTTGGCTCGTGTTCGAGGCTTTCAGTATCTGGACGTCGGTGCCGTCGCGAAGTTGCCTGTAGAAGACGTTGTCGAGCGTGTGGAGGCCATTCCTGCTCTGGTTGACCAACCTGACCCCATTGACGGGGCTACCCTTCTTGGGACGACTCCTCAGCCTTGTATGACGGTCACAAAGACGCTCGATCTCTATTGGACGCTTGCCCACGAGAAGACCTTTGGCAAAAGCGAGGACCAATTGTGCCGCTGGGAAGCGCCCCGCAAGAAGGCCATCAAAAACTTCGTCGCAATCATTGGCGACAAAGACATCGCCAACATCACCCGTGACGACATGCTGGACTTCCGGCAGCACTGGCTCGACCGGATCGAGGCGGGCGAGGTCACGGCGAACTCGGCCAACAAGGACCTGATCCATCTGGGTGACGTGCTTAAGACTGAGAACACGATGAAGCGGCTCGGGTTGGATCTGCCGTTGGGTGAGTTGTCGTTCAAACAGGGTGAGGCCCGGACCCGTCCGCCGTTCAGCGAAGACTGGATCAGGATCCGTCTGCTCGTGCCTGGAGCGCTGAATGGGCTGAACGATCAGGCGCGTGGCATTTTCCTCGGAATGATCAACACCTGCTATCGCCCTTCTGAAGGGGCTGCGTTGTCGACGGACACGATCCGGCTCGATTGCGAAGTGCCGCATATCTCGATTGAAGCCGATGGCCGTCAGCTGAAGTCGCACTTTGCGCGGCGGGTGATCCCGCTTACTGGTGTTTCGCTTGAAGCCTTCAAGAATTTCCCCGACGGCTTCCCGCGCTATCGCAACAGTGCAAGCCTCAGTGTCGTAGTAAACAAATTCCTGCGCACCAATGGGCTGCTCGAGACGCCGCGCCATTCCTTCTACTCGCTGCGTCATTCCTTCGAGGATCGCATGCTCGCTTCTGGCATCGACGATCGCATCCGTCGGGATCTCTTCGGTCATCGACTTGACCGCGAGCGGTACGGTAAAGGCGCGTCGCTGGAACACGTCGCGGATCTCGTTGGACGCATCGCCTTCTGA
- a CDS encoding 4-oxalomesaconate tautomerase produces MSEGVRCMWMRGGTSKGGYILAEDLPNDRDAFLMRIMSSPDPRQIDGMGGADSLTSKIAVVSKSARDGVDVDYLFLQVGVEREIVSDGQNCGNILSGVAPFAIERGLITAQDDYTRVVVYMENTGQTAIATVQTPDGMVSYSGNVAIDGVPGTAAPIPLEFVGTAGSTCGALLPTGNVVDVIEGVDVTMIDNGMPVVILRASDMGATGAETREDLDADTDLKALLEVIRLACGPLMNLRDVSDKTVPKMTLISPPQDGGAISTRTFVPHRCHASIGVLGAVSVATACLLPGAPAAELAHVPAGSEKVLAVEHPIGATKIVVQVSDAGDVTSAAILRTARKLMDGKVFTS; encoded by the coding sequence ATGTCTGAAGGCGTGCGCTGCATGTGGATGCGCGGCGGTACGTCGAAGGGTGGCTACATTTTGGCCGAAGACTTGCCCAATGATCGCGATGCTTTTCTGATGCGCATCATGAGCAGCCCAGATCCGCGCCAGATTGACGGGATGGGCGGGGCTGATTCCCTGACGTCCAAAATCGCGGTCGTATCCAAGTCCGCGCGCGATGGTGTGGATGTGGACTACCTGTTCCTGCAAGTGGGCGTGGAACGGGAAATTGTGTCGGACGGTCAGAACTGCGGCAATATCCTTTCCGGTGTCGCGCCCTTCGCAATTGAGCGTGGCTTGATAACCGCGCAAGACGACTATACGCGCGTTGTGGTTTACATGGAGAATACCGGGCAGACAGCTATTGCGACGGTACAGACGCCGGATGGGATGGTGAGCTACTCCGGGAACGTTGCGATCGACGGCGTGCCGGGCACGGCCGCGCCTATCCCTTTGGAGTTTGTGGGCACAGCGGGCTCTACCTGCGGCGCACTATTGCCAACGGGCAACGTGGTGGATGTGATCGAAGGCGTGGACGTCACGATGATCGACAACGGCATGCCTGTGGTGATCTTGCGTGCTTCGGACATGGGCGCTACGGGCGCTGAGACCCGCGAAGACTTAGACGCCGACACGGACCTGAAAGCGCTGCTGGAGGTGATCCGGCTGGCTTGTGGCCCACTGATGAACCTTCGTGATGTCTCCGACAAAACGGTGCCCAAGATGACCCTCATCAGCCCACCGCAAGACGGCGGCGCGATCTCGACCCGGACGTTCGTCCCGCACCGTTGCCACGCCAGCATCGGTGTGTTGGGAGCGGTCAGTGTGGCGACGGCTTGCCTGCTCCCGGGCGCGCCTGCGGCGGAACTGGCACATGTACCGGCCGGCTCGGAAAAGGTCTTGGCCGTGGAGCACCCAATCGGCGCGACGAAGATTGTGGTGCAGGTCTCAGACGCCGGAGACGTCACCTCTGCCGCGATCCTGCGCACCGCGCGCAAGTTGATGGACGGCAAGGTGTTCACGTCATGA